One genomic window of Microbacterium sp. BH-3-3-3 includes the following:
- a CDS encoding NAD(P)/FAD-dependent oxidoreductase codes for MSAYDVIVVGAGLAGLRCATHLAESGRDVVVLEAGDTVGGRERTDVVDGFRLDLGFHVLNPAYPAVRRWVDVEALALRRFPVAVGVRLDDRLARLAHPLRHPLSLPATLSSGLVRPADLVALARWAAPTLASARAAKTGPDRALAEAWDRTGLRGALRESVLEPFLAGVLADDRQETSDAFVRLLIRSFALGRPGVPAAGIGALPAQLADTARRAGAGIRLSHRVVSTRRRAHGWHVGVEGHEAVTARAVVVATGLSPDLDVPLPRPRGLQTWWFAADRAPSTDAALRVDGRRRGPIVNTAIMTNTAPTYAPRGQHLVQATCVMPSEASEDGIRRQLAEIWDADTRPWRLLRRDDVVGALPAQDPPLRLRRPVRLDDGRYIAGDHRDTASIQGALVSGQRAAEAVLADLAG; via the coding sequence ATGAGCGCATACGACGTCATCGTGGTGGGCGCGGGTCTGGCCGGGCTCCGCTGCGCGACCCACCTGGCCGAGTCCGGCCGCGACGTCGTCGTGCTCGAGGCCGGCGACACCGTCGGCGGACGAGAACGCACCGACGTCGTCGACGGGTTCCGCCTCGACCTCGGATTCCACGTGCTGAACCCGGCGTACCCGGCCGTGCGACGGTGGGTCGACGTCGAGGCCCTCGCCCTCCGGCGCTTCCCCGTCGCCGTCGGCGTGCGGCTCGACGACCGCCTCGCACGGCTCGCTCATCCGCTGCGCCACCCGCTGTCGCTCCCCGCGACGCTGTCGAGTGGACTCGTGCGACCCGCCGACCTCGTCGCCCTGGCACGCTGGGCGGCCCCGACCCTCGCCTCCGCCCGAGCCGCGAAGACCGGCCCCGACCGCGCGCTCGCCGAGGCGTGGGATCGCACCGGGCTCCGCGGCGCGCTGCGCGAGAGCGTGCTCGAGCCGTTCCTCGCCGGCGTTCTCGCCGACGATCGGCAGGAGACCTCCGACGCCTTCGTACGTCTTCTCATCCGCAGCTTCGCCCTCGGCCGCCCGGGCGTCCCCGCCGCGGGCATCGGCGCGCTTCCCGCGCAGCTCGCCGACACCGCCCGGCGTGCCGGGGCCGGCATCCGGCTGTCGCACCGGGTCGTCTCCACCCGCCGCCGCGCGCACGGCTGGCACGTGGGCGTCGAGGGCCACGAGGCCGTGACGGCGCGCGCCGTCGTCGTCGCCACCGGGCTCTCGCCCGACCTCGACGTCCCGCTCCCCCGCCCGCGGGGCCTGCAGACGTGGTGGTTCGCCGCCGACCGGGCGCCCAGCACCGACGCCGCCCTGCGCGTCGACGGACGCCGTCGCGGCCCGATCGTCAACACCGCGATCATGACGAACACCGCCCCCACGTACGCGCCGCGCGGGCAGCACCTCGTGCAGGCGACGTGCGTGATGCCGTCGGAGGCGTCGGAGGACGGCATCCGTCGCCAGCTCGCCGAGATCTGGGATGCCGACACCCGACCCTGGCGCCTGCTCCGCCGCGACGATGTCGTCGGCGCGCTCCCCGCGCAGGACCCGCCGCTGCGGCTACGTCGACCCGTCAGGCTCGACGACGGACGGTACATCGCGGGCGACCACCGCGACACCGCGTCGATCCAGGGCGCGCTGGTGTCGGGGCAGCGGGCCGCCGAAGCCGTGCTCGCAGACCTCGCCGGCTGA
- a CDS encoding GNAT family N-acetyltransferase codes for MTDLRNGAVLRAARAGDENGILACIQALADYEKEPDAVDNTAGMIAETLFGDDPRAFAFVVEGPDGIRAIAIWFLTYSTWTGRHGIWLEDLYVHEQYRSHGYGVALLSALAAECLEKQYTRLEWTVLDWNEPAIGFYRALGAEAMEEWTTRRVTGEALTALAARGEVAGAV; via the coding sequence ATGACCGACCTTCGAAACGGCGCCGTGCTGCGCGCCGCGCGTGCCGGCGACGAGAACGGAATCCTGGCGTGCATCCAGGCGCTGGCCGACTACGAGAAGGAGCCGGATGCCGTCGACAACACGGCCGGAATGATCGCCGAGACCCTGTTCGGCGACGATCCCCGCGCCTTCGCCTTCGTCGTGGAGGGGCCCGACGGCATCCGCGCCATCGCGATCTGGTTCCTCACCTACTCCACGTGGACCGGCCGCCACGGCATCTGGCTCGAAGACCTGTACGTGCACGAGCAGTACCGCTCGCACGGCTACGGCGTCGCCCTGCTGTCGGCGCTCGCCGCGGAGTGCCTCGAGAAGCAGTACACGCGTCTGGAGTGGACCGTGCTCGATTGGAACGAGCCCGCCATCGGCTTCTACCGCGCGCTCGGGGCCGAGGCGATGGAGGAGTGGACGACGCGTCGCGTGACCGGCGAGGCGCTGACGGCGCTGGCGGCGCGCGGCGAGGTCGCCGGAGCGGTCTGA